One Skermanella sp. TT6 genomic window, GTTGTTGCGGCTGGAATCCACGGCGGCGGAGATGAACCGGACCCCGCGGACGCCGTCGGCGACGGTCGGCACCAGCAGCGAGGCCGAGTCGGGCTCGCGGCCTTCGATCCGTGCCGCGACCTGTTCGGCGATGTCGCTGTAGATCTGCGCGAAGCCCTCCAGGTAGCCCTCGGGATGGCCGGCGGGAATCCGGCTGGCATGCGCCGCCGCCGGGCCGGACCCCGGGCCGTTGCGGGTGACCAGCCGCGGCGGCTCGCCGAACCGCGTGACGCGCAGGTGGTTGGGCTGCTCCTGGTGCCATTCCAGCCCGGCCTTGTCGCCGAAGACCCGAAGGCGCAACCCGTTCTCGTGGCCGGGCGCCACCTGGCTCGACCACAGCATGCCCCGGGCCCCGCTGCTGAAGCGCAGCAGCATGTTGACGTTGTCGTCCACCCGCCGTCCCTCCACGAAGCTCGACAGGTCGGCGGCGATCTGGGTGCAGTGCAGGCCGGTGACGAACTCCGCCAAGTTGAAGGCATGGGTGCCGATATCGCCGATGCACCCTCCTCCGCCGCTCTGAACCGGGTCGGTCCGCCAAGCGGCCTGCTTCTGGCCGGTCGCTTCCAGCGAGACGGTCAGCCAGTCCTGCGGATACTCCACCTGCACGACCCGGAGGGTGCCGAGCCCGCCTTCGGCCAACAGGGCGCGGGCATGCCGGACCATCGGGTAGCCGGTGTAGTTGTGGGTCAGCGCGAACAGCCGTCCGCTCGCCTCGACCGCCGCCGCCAGATCCTCGGCCTGGGCCACGGTCGCGGTCATCGGTTTGTCGCAGATGACATGGATGCCGGCGTCCAGGAAGGCGCGGGCGGCTGGATGATGAAGATGATTGGGGGTCACTATCGCGACGGCGTCGATGCCGTCGGGGCGCCACGCCTCGGCCCGTGCCATCTCGCAAAAGTCGGAATAGGCGCGGTCGGCCGCGATGTGGAGGTCGGCGGCGCTGTCCCGCGCCCGCTGGGGATCGCTGGAAAGGGCGCCCGCGACCAGTTCCCACCGGTCGTCCAGGCGCGCGGCGATGCGGTGGACCGCGCCGATGAAGGCGCCGCGCCCGCCGCCCACCATGCCGAGCCGAAGCCGTCGCTTCGACGCTCCGCCCTGCCTGCCTTCGATCGTCATGGCTGTCCTCCCGCGCGATCGAGGCCGAGCATGCGGCGGTTGGCGGCATCGTCGGTGCCGGCCTCGGCGAAGTCGTCGAAAGCCCGCTCGGTCACTTCGATGATGTGCGCCTCGATGAAGGCCGCACCCTCGGCGGCTCCCTGCTCCGGGTGCTTCATGCAGCATTCCCACTCCAGCACGGCCCAGCCGTCGAACCCGTACCGGGTCAGCTTGGAAAAGATCCCGGTGAAATCGACCTGCCCGTCCCCCAGCGACCGGAATCGCCCCGCCCGGTCGATCCAGGGCTGGAAACCGCCATAGACACCCTGACGCGGCGACGGATTGAACTCCGCGTCCTTGGCGTGGAACATCCGGATCCGCTCGTGGTAGACGTCGATGTAGCCGAGATAATCGAGCTGCTGGAGCACGAAATGGCTCGGGTCGTACAGGATGTTGCAGCGGGGATGGCCGCCGACACGCTCCAGGAACATCTCGTATGTCACGCCGTCGTGCAGGTCCTCGCCCGGATGGATCTCGTAGCAGAGATCGACGCCTGCCCGGTCGAATTCGTTGAGGATCGGCAGCCAGCGCTTCGCCAACTCATCGAAGGCCGTCTCGACAAGCCCCGGCGGCCGCTGCGGCCAGGGATAGAGGTAGGGCCAGGCGAGCGCGCCGGAAAACGTCGCGTGCGCCGTCAGTCCCAGGTTGCCGGAGGCCTTGGCCGCCAGCCGGAGCTGCTCGACCGCCCACTGCTGGCGCGCCGCGGGGTTGCCGCGCACCTCAGGGGCCGCGAAGCCGTCGAACGCCAGGTCGTAGGCGGGATGGACGGCGACCAGCTGGCCCTGGAGGTGGGTCGAAAGCTCGGTCAACTCGACGCCCGCCTCGTTCAGGATGCCCTTGACCTCGTCGCAGTAGGCCTTGCTCTCGGCAGCCTTGGCGAGGTCAAACAGGCGGGCGTCCCACGACGGGATCTGGACGCCTTTGAAGCCATGCTGCGCCGCCCAGCCGGCGATGCCCTCGAGCGAGTTGAACGGTTCGGAGTCTCCCGCGAACTGTGCGAGAAAGATTGCCGGTCCCTTGATCGTCTTCATCTGGTCGGGTCCTCCCGGGAATGGAGCGGACTGTCCGCGAAGCGTAGCCGCTTGGCGCCGTGCCGTTGAATCGGCAACGGACGCGGGGAGGGAACGTTACGGGGATCGCTCCGCTGGCGCGGGGCTAGGCGCGGCACTGGCGTTTCTCCCTCCCGTCCGATGGGGCGGCGACTTGTTTGCGCTCGGTCTCAAATTAGATAGACCATCGAACAAAAATCAGCGTAGCCTAGAGTTTAGGCATGGTCAAGCAGGCGAGGAGAACATCGCCGTGTCAGCCCGGGTCAACTCGGCACTGATTCGTCAGATCAACCTGGCGCGCGTCTTTCACGCCTTGCGGGAGCATCCGGAAAGCTCGCAGCGGGATCTCGGAAAACTTACCGGCCTGGACAAGGCGACGGTCTCGACGGTCGTCGGCCAGCTGCAGGACCTTCGGCTGGTCGAGCGGTCGGAACAGAGCAAGGCGCGCCGGGTCGGCCGGCCCGAGACCGCGCTGTCGATCCCGCGCAGTGCCGGCGTGCTGGTCGGCATCCGGCTGGAACCGGCCACGATCCGGGTCGTGACGACCACTCTCACCGGGGAAGTGCTCGGCCATTGCCAGCTTCCCGGGAGCCTGGACATGAAGGCGGCGCTGGTGACCCTGCGCGAGGCGGTCGACCGGAAGATCGCCGAGATCGGCGAGTCCTGGTCGTCGGTCCGGGCCCTGGGCGTCGGCATACCGGGGCTGATGGACCGTGACGGCAACCTTGTGCTGGCTCCAAACCTCGGTTGGCGGGACGTACCGATCCGCGCCATGCTGGAGGAGATCTTCGACTGTCCGGTCGCCGTCGACAACGACACCAAGGCCGCCGCCATGGCCGAACGGCTGTTCGGGCTGTGCCGCAAGACGGACGATTACGTCTACCTCACCGGCGACTCCGG contains:
- a CDS encoding Gfo/Idh/MocA family protein — encoded protein: MTIEGRQGGASKRRLRLGMVGGGRGAFIGAVHRIAARLDDRWELVAGALSSDPQRARDSAADLHIAADRAYSDFCEMARAEAWRPDGIDAVAIVTPNHLHHPAARAFLDAGIHVICDKPMTATVAQAEDLAAAVEASGRLFALTHNYTGYPMVRHARALLAEGGLGTLRVVQVEYPQDWLTVSLEATGQKQAAWRTDPVQSGGGGCIGDIGTHAFNLAEFVTGLHCTQIAADLSSFVEGRRVDDNVNMLLRFSSGARGMLWSSQVAPGHENGLRLRVFGDKAGLEWHQEQPNHLRVTRFGEPPRLVTRNGPGSGPAAAHASRIPAGHPEGYLEGFAQIYSDIAEQVAARIEGREPDSASLLVPTVADGVRGVRFISAAVDSSRNNAAWTALSTH
- a CDS encoding sugar phosphate isomerase/epimerase family protein encodes the protein MKTIKGPAIFLAQFAGDSEPFNSLEGIAGWAAQHGFKGVQIPSWDARLFDLAKAAESKAYCDEVKGILNEAGVELTELSTHLQGQLVAVHPAYDLAFDGFAAPEVRGNPAARQQWAVEQLRLAAKASGNLGLTAHATFSGALAWPYLYPWPQRPPGLVETAFDELAKRWLPILNEFDRAGVDLCYEIHPGEDLHDGVTYEMFLERVGGHPRCNILYDPSHFVLQQLDYLGYIDVYHERIRMFHAKDAEFNPSPRQGVYGGFQPWIDRAGRFRSLGDGQVDFTGIFSKLTRYGFDGWAVLEWECCMKHPEQGAAEGAAFIEAHIIEVTERAFDDFAEAGTDDAANRRMLGLDRAGGQP
- a CDS encoding ROK family transcriptional regulator, which encodes MSARVNSALIRQINLARVFHALREHPESSQRDLGKLTGLDKATVSTVVGQLQDLRLVERSEQSKARRVGRPETALSIPRSAGVLVGIRLEPATIRVVTTTLTGEVLGHCQLPGSLDMKAALVTLREAVDRKIAEIGESWSSVRALGVGIPGLMDRDGNLVLAPNLGWRDVPIRAMLEEIFDCPVAVDNDTKAAAMAERLFGLCRKTDDYVYLTGDSGVGGALVLGGRVYRGSGGFAGEIGHTKASPEGRQCGCGRRGCLETYVSEAAILRTLRERGIDAADIRAVADMAAAGQPEVQALLQEAGHLLGFALSNIVNILNPGLIVLGGNLAVVGAHIVPSLERALSDHALGPAAAGVSVRISPLGEDAVPMGGIALALDGFLAPPRLSMARS